From Jeotgalibacillus haloalkalitolerans:
CATATGAAACGTTTTCGCTGATCCTGCCCCGGCAAAAATCAGCTCAGATTTCGGATCCTGCCAGAAAGACCGTCTGCCATTAAAGATAGAATAACCCGCTTCATAAAACTGAAGAGGGTCTATCGGTTCGATTTCCATCGTTTTACTATATAATACAGGCTGATTCGACTTTTCTGCCCTCTCATATGCCTGTTCAAAAGTTGTAAATCCCTGTGATTGATGTAGGATTCTCACTGTGCTTCCCTCCAAAAAAACGCACATTTGTCCATGGTTTGCTCTCTTTAAGATACACTTCTTTTGACAGCACTGTCAACGAATCGTCATTTTTCAATGCTTTTTCTGTAACTGTTTTCATACATTCTTTTGACAGGCTTTTCGAAACAATCTGTTTCTTTTTTATAACGCTTAAAAACGATATAATAGAATAGGATAATTCGTCATTGTACGTGAATTTATATAGAATGTTGGGAGAGAATATTATGAGTGAAAGACCTGAACGCGATCAGGGCTGGCGCATCTGGTGGCAGCTGACACGCCCGCACACACTGACCGCTGCATTTGTACCCGTTCTTCTTGGTACAGTGCTTGCATTAAACTATGCTGAAATGGACTGGCTGTTATTTTTGGCAATGTTAACTGCAAGTATTCTGATCCAGGCAGCTGCGAATATGATTAATGAATACTTTGATTACGTACGAGGACTTGATAATGAAAATTCTGTCGGAATCGGCGGAGCCATCGTTCGAAATGGTGTGAAGCCTAAAACCGTGATCAATCTTGCCTACAGCTTATTTGGAATCGCACTATTACTTGGCATTTACATTTGTATAAACAGCTCATGGTGGATTGCTGTCGTCGGATTAATCTGTATGGCAGCCGCATACTTTTATACAGGCGGCCCTGTACCGATTGCCTATACACCATTTGGAGAACTTGCTGCAGGATTCTTTATGG
This genomic window contains:
- a CDS encoding 1,4-dihydroxy-2-naphthoate polyprenyltransferase, yielding MSERPERDQGWRIWWQLTRPHTLTAAFVPVLLGTVLALNYAEMDWLLFLAMLTASILIQAAANMINEYFDYVRGLDNENSVGIGGAIVRNGVKPKTVINLAYSLFGIALLLGIYICINSSWWIAVVGLICMAAAYFYTGGPVPIAYTPFGELAAGFFMGFVIILISFYIQTGIINAVAMFVSIPVSILVGAILLANNIRDLDGDKENGRKTIAILLGRKYAIYFLASMFATAYGFVVILVITGTVTPWMLISFLSIPKAVKATTGFIGKTKPMQMMPAMKATAQTNTIFGFLLSIGFLIGYFS